The nucleotide window CGAACTACTTCGACGACCAGCGATTTGGCTCGGTCGGCGAGCAGCAGGAGTTCGTCGCGAAGGAAATGGTGTTCGGGCGGTTCGAGCGGGCGTTGTGGCTCGCGCTCGCCGCACCCTACGAGCACGACCGGGCCGACGCCAAGCGCGAAAAGGCGACGCTCACGGAACTGTGGGGCAAGTGGCCTGAGTGCCAGGCGAAGCTCCCGAAGGGCCACGCCCGCAGCCTCGTGAGCTACCTCGCCGCCCACCCGACCGACTTCAAGGGCGCGGTCGCACGTCTGCGCCCCGAACTTCAGGGGTTGTACCTCTCGGCGTACCAGAGCTACCTGTGGAACAAGATGCTGGCCGCGTGGCTGACCACCACACTCGGCCCCGCCAACCTGACGAGTGTGGAACTGAAGCTCGGCACCGTCCCGGCGCCGGTGCGGTTACCCGACGAGAACCGCGCCGCATGGGAGTCCCTAATGCTGCCACTCCCATCCGCGCGTGTGAAGCCCGAACCGGACGCGCCGTGGCTCCCGACCGTGGAGGAGATGCTAAAGGGCGAGGGCCTCACGCTCGCGGAGTTAAAGGTGAAGGGAATGCAGAAGCCGTTCTTCTCGAAGGGCGACCGCCCGGCGTGCGTGCGACCGGAGAACCTGAGCCACACCGCCGACGCCGACGAACTGAACAAGGGCCGGCGGAAGCTCGTGCTGAGCTTCGACCTGCCGCGCGGCAGCTACGCGACGATGCTGGTGAAGCGGGTCACGTCGCCTTGACGAGCAGACGCGAGAGGTCGGTCATGGGATTCCGACGAGACGGCCGCCGCTCGCGAACCGAGCGGCTAGCGTGGCATGAGTGGCGAGGGCAATACGCAGAGCTGCTTGCGGCGTCTGGCTTGCCTCCGCAGGTGCTACGCAGCCGAGGGGATTGGGATTACCTCCTTCGCTACGGCTATCACGCCAGCCCGTATCCACAAATAGACTTCCGATTAGAAGAACTCAGCCTGGAACAACGGGAGGCGTTCCGGGTTCTCTTGGAGACCGTACTGAGCCCAGAGGAGCAGGAGCGTGGGTGTGCTGGTTGGCATTTCGTCTGCCCGCCCGACAGCAGTGAACGGTGTTGAAGAGGCCGTCGTTGCGGGTTGAGCGGCCACTTTGACGCCCCGGAGTGACATAAACGTGGAGGTGCGTGAGCATGAACGTATTTGAAATGCTGACGCCATTCCTCATGGCCGTGCTGGGCAGTGCGTTAGGGGCCGCATTTGGCTATTTCACGGGCCTCAACATCTACCTATCAACACTGGCGGGGGGCTACGGCGCAATGCTCCCTCTGATAGTTGCGGTAATGCGAACTCGTCCAAAGGAGCCGAGACAGCCTCCGCATTTCGAAGACGTGCGCGTACTGTTCTGCTTCATCTTACTTTCGATTGCGTCGTGTGCAGTTCTGCCAGCCATTGCTATAATATTTTCAATCAAATTGAAACATTTCAATAAAGGCTACTAACAGATCAGGCCCCGCGGCAAATTCGCTCATCGCTTGTCTACCCACAGCAGCATAAACGTGCAGACACGTGAGGGCTAGTCATGCTCGAAGAAGGCGCGGTGTGCCGTCGCTGTGAAGAGAAGGCATCTACTTGCGACGACTGCGGTTGCTGCAACGAATGCTGCTACTGCCCCGAATGCTCTACGCGCGGCAAGCGTGCCGAGAGTACCTGTCAGCAATGCGGGCGGTGCGATGTCTGCGATCACGCAGACGACTGCAATTACTCAGACTGGTACGAAGAGGTTGGCAAAAACGAAGATGGCGACGGCTGAAACCGCGAGAGTATCAGAAGTGCTCAGGCGAGATAAATGTGCGAATGGTCGTCGTTAGCGGGGTGGAGCGGTTGTCGGCTCAGCGGGTAGATTCGCTGGCCCTTGCGATTCAGGGAGCATGGCACCCTCTCCGAACCAAACTTCACGGCACATCGTCGCATTCGCCGCAGCCTCATCCGGCGTGTCTTCAGAACCATATCGAAGGTAGCCCAGCCAGCTACGATTGCCCGTCGCCTCCCTTTTCGTGGACGCACACCCGGAACAAGCGAGCAGCAGAAAAGCGGCCAAACCCATCTGAGCTTTTCGGGAGTTCATTTCGCTAACCTCGTTTGGGAACGAGAAAATAGCGATCACGCCATGAGTGTCAACAGAAGTTAAGAAGTCGCCTCTGTGCGCAGGTGCGGTGGGCGGGTTCACCCGTGAAAGTGCGTATTTGTCGCCCGCACTCGCTCCGTTCCACGCCTCCGGCTCGTCAAAAGCACGAGCCTTCCGACGCAGGAAGCAAACCGCCCTTCCCCTCCGTCACTTCCCCTTCGCGAGTTCCTTGAACGCGCCACAAATCACCGGCGCCGCTTCCGGGCCAACGCTGTTCATCTCGCCGTACTGGGCCTTCTTCAACCCGTAGCAGAACGGGGCGTTCTCGTCCCACTGGCGCTTCGGAATGAAGTATCCCAGTTCGT belongs to Gemmata obscuriglobus and includes:
- the truD gene encoding tRNA pseudouridine(13) synthase TruD, whose product is MKLKQQPQDFRVEERTDVVAGEAGDFALYRLDKTGWTTPDALAALRRRWQVDHRRLSYGGLKDRHAVTSQHLTIFRGPKRNLTHERVTVTYLGQCVEPFTAQEIRANRFTVTLRSLNAAGVSRAEATLREVADAGLPNYFDDQRFGSVGEQQEFVAKEMVFGRFERALWLALAAPYEHDRADAKREKATLTELWGKWPECQAKLPKGHARSLVSYLAAHPTDFKGAVARLRPELQGLYLSAYQSYLWNKMLAAWLTTTLGPANLTSVELKLGTVPAPVRLPDENRAAWESLMLPLPSARVKPEPDAPWLPTVEEMLKGEGLTLAELKVKGMQKPFFSKGDRPACVRPENLSHTADADELNKGRRKLVLSFDLPRGSYATMLVKRVTSP